One Pseudomonadales bacterium DNA segment encodes these proteins:
- a CDS encoding DUF2069 domain-containing protein, giving the protein MAAPPLSRTAGCGNRSRIAQQTALCCLLALLALFALQTLWLDPPTALPPAVALAIQALPLLAFLPSAIKGSPRSMVWLCFVLLLYFIVAVPHLFLPAMLLFGILEVTLITLLFVAAMLFVRWHRHERTAADQEDD; this is encoded by the coding sequence ATGGCCGCACCACCCCTTTCCAGGACTGCAGGTTGCGGCAACCGCTCACGAATCGCGCAACAGACCGCCCTGTGCTGCCTGCTGGCACTGCTCGCACTCTTTGCATTGCAGACCCTCTGGCTCGATCCGCCCACCGCCCTGCCCCCCGCAGTGGCACTGGCGATTCAAGCCTTGCCGCTGCTGGCCTTTCTACCCAGTGCCATCAAGGGTTCACCACGCAGCATGGTCTGGCTCTGCTTTGTGCTGCTGCTCTATTTCATCGTGGCCGTGCCCCACCTCTTTTTGCCGGCAATGCTGCTGTTCGGCATCCTCGAAGTGACGCTGATCACGCTGCTGTTTGTGGCGGCCATGCTCTTTGTGCGCTGGCACAGGCACGAGCGTACCGCAGCGGACCAGGAAGATGATTAG
- a CDS encoding CDGSH iron-sulfur domain-containing protein: MSEAVIAQKAPYGVAVEAGKTYYWCSCGKSAKQPFCDGSHKEGPFTPLAYETAESKTVYFCGCKRSAAGALCDGTHKNL; this comes from the coding sequence ATGTCCGAAGCAGTGATTGCCCAGAAAGCGCCCTATGGTGTGGCGGTCGAGGCAGGAAAGACCTACTACTGGTGCTCCTGCGGCAAGAGTGCCAAGCAGCCCTTCTGCGATGGTTCGCACAAGGAGGGGCCTTTCACGCCGTTGGCCTATGAGACTGCCGAGAGCAAGACGGTCTATTTCTGCGGTTGCAAGCGCTCAGCCGCCGGTGCGCTGTGCGACGGCACCCACAAGAATCTCTGA
- a CDS encoding GGDEF domain-containing protein, whose product MASIMLIEEVAPLPQAWLSGLHAANHRLLRSSMDAAPQQVDLLIVWAADPARLQIFLTEHAQAATLAVIGDGVDATPWCASGVDDLAQISLEQPLFQHRVELLLRLQAQKRALQEAQAQLVRLAVTDPVTGVFNRAHFLSLAHNELSRSLRFSVPFSLIMLDIDQFKERVARQGEEVANRLLVHCAGICQAEVRQVDILGRMSGSEFGICCPETPLAGARTIAERIRSAMTRSMQSIDEPLRFTISGGLATLEELEMDLGSVLGRADRALAEAQSRGGNRMVAGSRKSAL is encoded by the coding sequence ATGGCAAGCATCATGCTGATCGAAGAGGTGGCTCCGTTGCCGCAGGCGTGGCTCAGTGGCCTCCATGCTGCCAATCATCGGCTGTTGCGATCGAGCATGGATGCAGCGCCGCAACAGGTGGATCTGCTGATCGTATGGGCTGCCGACCCCGCCAGATTGCAGATTTTTCTGACAGAGCATGCGCAGGCTGCCACTCTGGCGGTGATCGGCGATGGCGTCGACGCCACGCCTTGGTGCGCCTCCGGCGTCGACGATCTGGCGCAGATATCGCTGGAGCAGCCGTTGTTCCAGCATCGGGTCGAGCTGCTGCTGCGACTTCAGGCACAGAAGAGGGCGCTGCAAGAGGCGCAGGCCCAGCTTGTACGGCTGGCGGTGACCGATCCGGTGACCGGCGTCTTCAACCGCGCTCACTTCCTCTCGCTGGCGCACAATGAACTGTCGCGCTCATTGCGCTTCTCGGTGCCCTTTTCGCTGATCATGCTCGACATCGACCAGTTCAAGGAGCGGGTGGCGAGGCAAGGCGAAGAGGTCGCCAATCGGCTGCTGGTGCACTGCGCCGGAATCTGTCAGGCCGAAGTGCGTCAAGTGGACATCCTGGGAAGGATGAGTGGCAGCGAGTTCGGCATCTGTTGCCCCGAAACCCCATTGGCGGGCGCCAGAACCATTGCCGAGCGGATTCGCAGTGCCATGACGCGGTCGATGCAGTCGATCGATGAGCCGCTCAGGTTCACCATCAGTGGCGGTCTGGCGACGCTCGAAGAGCTGGAGATGGATCTCGGCAGCGTACTGGGCCGGGCTGACCGGGCACTGGCCGAAGCACAGTCACGCGGTGGCAACCGCATGGTGGCGGGTTCGCGCAAGAGCGCATTGTGA
- a CDS encoding 1-acyl-sn-glycerol-3-phosphate acyltransferase, protein MSEDRFEQIRPYRDDEVRPVLERLLRDPEFLDLFGNLMLPRLHRFVPVLTRWLVRRAFRKEVAGIDSVARLQDRVEEILSRVLQQTSEGFEAIGVENIPHDQGCLFISNHRDIVLDPALINYALYHQGLQTVHCAIGDNLLSKPFAADLMRLNKSFIVKRSAKGAKELLRNSQLLSDYIRDRLEHSANVWIAQSEGRAKDGMDRTDPAVIKMLLLAYRRDALELTEAVRRMNLIPVAISYEYDPCDERKAVELDQIARLGRYEKAPFEDLTSIAAGVQGQKGRIRLVFGKPLSGTFSDPDQVATAIDRQIIANYALFPPSWIAWRELQAEGATDLPASHDLQRPDESAEDKRGFLQRCAKLTPGQRSHFLRMYANPLLARQQLDAASVRTDSEQDNRGGG, encoded by the coding sequence ATGAGTGAAGATCGGTTTGAACAGATTCGACCCTATCGGGATGATGAGGTACGGCCTGTTCTCGAACGGCTGCTGCGCGATCCGGAATTCCTTGATCTGTTCGGCAACCTGATGCTGCCACGGCTGCACCGATTCGTTCCGGTGCTGACACGCTGGCTGGTTCGACGTGCTTTCAGAAAAGAGGTCGCGGGGATCGACTCAGTGGCACGGCTGCAGGATCGGGTCGAGGAGATTCTTTCCAGGGTTCTCCAGCAGACCTCCGAGGGGTTTGAAGCGATCGGCGTCGAAAACATCCCGCACGATCAGGGCTGCCTGTTCATCTCCAACCACCGCGACATCGTGCTCGATCCGGCACTGATCAATTATGCGCTCTACCATCAGGGGTTGCAGACGGTGCATTGCGCCATTGGTGACAACCTGCTGAGCAAGCCCTTCGCGGCCGATCTGATGCGCCTGAACAAGAGCTTCATCGTCAAGCGCAGCGCCAAGGGCGCCAAGGAGTTGCTGAGAAACAGCCAGCTGCTCTCCGATTACATTCGCGACCGCCTCGAGCACAGCGCCAATGTCTGGATTGCGCAGAGTGAGGGGCGGGCCAAGGATGGCATGGACCGCACCGATCCAGCGGTGATCAAGATGCTGCTGCTGGCCTATCGACGCGATGCCCTGGAGTTGACAGAAGCGGTGCGGCGGATGAATCTGATCCCAGTGGCGATCTCTTACGAGTATGACCCCTGCGATGAGCGCAAGGCGGTGGAACTCGACCAGATTGCGCGCCTGGGCCGGTACGAAAAGGCGCCGTTCGAGGATCTGACCAGCATCGCCGCGGGCGTCCAGGGGCAAAAGGGGCGCATTCGGCTGGTCTTCGGCAAACCACTGAGTGGGACGTTCAGCGATCCTGATCAGGTGGCGACGGCGATAGATCGGCAGATCATCGCCAACTACGCGCTCTTTCCGCCAAGCTGGATTGCCTGGCGCGAATTGCAGGCGGAGGGGGCAACCGACCTGCCTGCTTCGCATGACTTGCAGCGGCCCGATGAGTCGGCGGAAGACAAAAGAGGTTTTCTGCAGCGCTGCGCCAAGCTGACACCCGGCCAGCGCAGCCATTTCTTGCGCATGTACGCCAATCCGCTGCTGGCGCGACAGCAGCTCGATGCAGCCAGCGTACGAACGGACAGTGAACAGGACAACAGAGGGGGTGGTTGA
- the sbcB gene encoding exodeoxyribonuclease I, with protein MNSSAPTFLWHDYETFGLDMRIDRPAQFAAVRTDLALQPVAEPVVLHCRLSDDCLPQPRSCLITGITPQRCDELGVDEARFARALQSELASANSCIVGYNNLRFDDGFTRHLFYRNFLDPYAHEWQQGNSRWDLIDLVRMTYALRPDGIDWPLHEDGTPSFRLEDLTRANQIAHADAHDALADVEATLAVARLIKARQPRLFDYSYRMRDKREVARLIDLRQPTPVLHVSGRFPAAHGHTAIVLPLARHATNANAVICFDLSEDPAPLLECSVEEIRQRLFSSREQLEQQGQRRIPLKLIHLNRCPAIAPLKLLTPQLAERLQIDRARCERHWQNFPAVAALTDKLQQIFGEPPAQGEPDVEQALYAGSFWSEPDRRLMQQLQQEEPTRLASYAGRFADPRLPELLFRYRARNHPHTLSESEQTRWQQWRRQRLLEGGPGLLTLAQFFAQIDQLAVSGEIRSERDRAVLVQLRQHGERLARMVEAA; from the coding sequence ATGAACAGCAGTGCTCCAACCTTCTTGTGGCACGATTACGAAACTTTTGGTCTCGACATGCGCATCGACCGGCCGGCGCAGTTTGCCGCAGTGCGTACCGACCTTGCATTGCAGCCGGTGGCAGAGCCGGTCGTGCTCCACTGCCGACTGAGCGATGACTGTCTGCCACAGCCACGCTCCTGCCTGATTACTGGGATCACGCCGCAGCGCTGTGATGAGCTGGGTGTCGACGAAGCCCGATTCGCGCGCGCTCTGCAGAGCGAACTGGCGAGTGCCAACAGCTGCATCGTCGGCTACAACAACCTGCGGTTCGATGATGGCTTCACCCGCCATCTGTTCTATCGAAATTTTCTCGACCCCTATGCGCATGAATGGCAGCAGGGCAACAGTCGCTGGGATCTGATCGATCTGGTGCGGATGACCTATGCGCTGCGTCCCGACGGCATCGACTGGCCACTGCATGAGGATGGCACACCCAGCTTTCGCCTCGAAGATCTCACCCGTGCCAACCAGATAGCCCATGCAGATGCGCACGATGCCTTGGCCGATGTCGAGGCCACCCTTGCCGTGGCCCGCCTGATCAAGGCGCGGCAGCCGCGGCTGTTCGACTACAGCTACCGGATGCGTGACAAGCGCGAGGTGGCCCGCCTGATCGACCTGCGCCAACCGACTCCCGTACTGCATGTCTCTGGCCGTTTTCCGGCAGCGCATGGCCACACCGCCATCGTGCTGCCACTGGCGCGTCACGCCACCAATGCCAATGCGGTGATCTGTTTCGATCTGAGCGAAGATCCCGCGCCACTGCTGGAGTGCAGCGTGGAGGAGATCCGTCAGCGGCTCTTCTCCAGCCGGGAGCAGTTGGAGCAGCAGGGACAGCGGCGCATTCCGCTCAAGCTGATCCATCTCAACCGTTGTCCGGCCATTGCACCGCTGAAGTTGTTGACGCCTCAACTGGCAGAACGGTTGCAGATCGACCGCGCCCGCTGTGAACGACATTGGCAAAACTTTCCGGCAGTGGCCGCGCTGACCGACAAACTGCAACAGATTTTTGGCGAGCCTCCCGCACAGGGTGAACCCGATGTCGAGCAGGCGCTTTATGCCGGCAGCTTCTGGAGCGAACCGGACCGGCGCCTGATGCAGCAGCTGCAACAGGAGGAGCCGACACGACTGGCCAGCTATGCCGGGCGCTTTGCCGATCCGCGTCTGCCCGAACTGCTGTTTCGCTACCGGGCGCGCAACCATCCGCACACTCTGAGCGAATCCGAGCAGACGCGCTGGCAGCAGTGGCGGCGTCAGCGGCTGCTGGAGGGCGGCCCGGGTCTGCTCACGCTGGCCCAGTTTTTTGCGCAGATCGATCAGCTTGCGGTCAGTGGCGAGATCCGTTCGGAACGCGATCGGGCGGTGCTGGTGCAGTTGCGTCAGCATGGCGAGCGGCTGGCGCGGATGGTGGAGGCGGCGTGA